The sequence below is a genomic window from Deltaproteobacteria bacterium.
CGCGACGAGACTCTCGACGAACGCCTCCGAACCATCGAGGCGACCGATGCCGGTCCGGCGATGGTCCTCGTACACGAGATCATCGGTACAAAGGGTTCGGAATACGGCGGGGTCGTGGGCATCGAACGCGTCCATCAGTTTCGAGATCAACCCGACGGTTGCCGCCAGGTCGGGCTCGATCGCCGCCCAGCGCGCCCACGCTTCGCGCTGCGCGGCGCGCGCGTCGTCGAGGTCGAAATTGATCGTCGCAACGAGCCGTCCGACCTCGTCGATTTCTTGCACGACGAGGTGCTCCATCTCGAAGCGGTGGTCGGTCCCTCCGCCAGCCCACAGCAGCCGTTGGATGGCGACGCGACTCCCGGCGGTGCCCAGCAACTGAATCCGCTCTTGGCGAGCCCCAGCCTCCGCCCTCTCGCGCACGGATGACATCATCATATCGAAGCCACCAGAGAGCTGGGACAGCCGCTGCCGATCTTCATACACAACCTGCGATGCGTAGAGGGCGCGCAGCGCATCCCAGTCCCGCGTGTTGAACGCCAACTGAAACCGATGCAACCATTCGCTCGCCGCGTTCGGCTTCGCGATCACCGCGAGGTGTTGGGCGGTTTGGGAGGGCGAGGCTCCCGCCGAGCCACTTCCTGCAACACGCACCGGCTCAGCAGGAGCTTCGCCCTCCCACCTAGCCCGACCACCAATGGCCGCGAAACGCACGCGAGCTTCGTCGAGCTGCTCGGCCTCCCACACGTCGGCGCGTCGCGCCAAGCCGGCCGCATCGAGCTCGATGAGCACGATCCACAAATTCTCGAACGCTCCGCCCTCGCGCGTGCCGTGCCAGGCGTACTCAAAGAGCACCGCGTGTGCGCCGGTGCGGACGTGATCGACCCTCTCCTGCGTGTCCGGCGCCAACTCGATCTGCGCCTGCATGGTCGAGACCATGGCCGCCGGACCGTGCAGCGTTCCCCAGCCAACGAGGCGGTGATTGTAGCCGACGATGTCTGACGCACAGAGCGCGCACCAGGTGTTCCAATCGCGTGCTGCGAAGGCGCGTAGATAATCGGCGAGCCACTTCGACGCGAGCGGGTGCGCCGTCGCCTCGCCAGCGGCCCAGCACGCGTCGAGCTCGGCGTAAGCGGCGGCGAGGTCGTCGGGGTCGAAGGTGACAACCGCGCTATGGTCGCCACGGTCATCGACCTCGATGATCACGAGCCACTCGATCTCGCTGGGACCGACGTCGCCCTCGGCGCCGCGCCACAGTATCCGGAAGAGCGCCAGTCGCTCGCCGCGGGTGGCAAGGATCCTCGCCCTGTTCCACGACGTCATCTCGGCCATCTGACGGAACGAGGCGAGCCACGTCCGTCCATCGGTTTCGAGCTGTACCATCCGGGTGCGGTCGTCATGGCGAAACCCGGCGGCGAACAGGGCGCCAAAGCCCTCCCAGTCGCGAGCTTCGAGCGCCGCGACGCCGCGCTCCACCACGCGCGTCGCGGCGTTGGCGAAGCGGGCGGGCCACGACCCCTCTTTGATTCTCCCCTTACCATGGGGAGACACAGAGGGGTTCAGTTCAGCGAAGCGCGCGCGCGCTTGGTTGATCTGCTCGACGTCGTAGTTGTCGACGGTTTGCCACCGGCCCTGCGCGTCGCACTCGTATACGGCGAGGAACACGTTCTCGAAGGCGCCGCCGTCGCGCGTGCCGACCTGCGCCATCTGTTCCAGGATGCCGCGCTCGCAGAGGCGGACATGATCGTGGCGGCGGCGCACGTCCGGTGCGAGATCCACGAGCGCTTTCGTGATCTGGTCCGCCGACGTAGAGTCGCTCATCGTCGTGCCCCAGCCGAGGAGGCGGTGATCGCGGAAGACGAAATCGGGAGACCTCGACGCGCTCAGGGCGTCCCAATCCCGGATCGCCATGGCGCGCTCCCTGCCGCGCCACGCTGCGAGATTGCGGGCATGCGCCGCGCCCTCGCCGGCGTCGAAACGCGCGTCGAGCTCGGCGTAGGCGGCGTCGGCGGCATCCTCGTCGAAGAGCACGATGGCGACGATGCGCCCGTCGCCATCGACTTCGTGGAGCACGAGGTGGTCATCCACCGCCAGCGGGCCGCCGCCATGCGCGACTTCGCCCTCGAAGCTGTGCAGGCTGAGCGCGAGACGCTCGCCGCGCGTCGCCCGGAGCTTCGTCGTGAAACGGCTCTTGGGCACATCGAAGAGGACGCGGAACTGCTCTAGCCAGATTTCCCGGCCGCAGGTGTTGTGCAACATGCGGCGCCGCTCGTCGAACACCAGCTCCGGCGCAGCGAGGGCCTCGACGCCAGCCCAGTCGCGCGCGTTGAAAACATCGAAGAGCTTGCGATCCGCGCGCGATGCGGCGTTCTCGAAGCGCTCGTCCTGGGAGGGCGAGGCTTCTGCCGAGCCGCTCCTCTCCACCCACGGCTCGCCAGAAGGCTCGTCCTCCCGCGTGATACCCACCAACGCGTCGAAGCGAGCGAGCGCCTCGGCTTCGCAGCCGGCGTCGAAGTACTCGAAGCTATCGAAGCGGCCATCGTCGCGCATCGACAAGAGCTGGAGGAATATCCTTTCGTAGACACCGCCACTGGCCCGGATGACGCCGACGTTGCCACCGAGGAAGAGGATCGCGTCCGGGCGCAGCGCCAGCACGTCGTGGATGGCGACCTGGAATCGCTCTTCGAGCTCGAACATGGCGCGGAAGTTGGCGCGCATCGCCTCGCCGCCGTGCAGCGTGCCGATGCCAAGGACGCGATGGTCGATGAGCTCGAACTCGTCGGCGACGGTATCGCACCACGCGTCGAGATTCGCCGGCTGCAACACCGAGCCCAGTGTCCGCGCAGCCGCCGCAGCACGGACGCGCTCGCGGTCTTCGGGAAAGAGTTCGGCGTAGCGCTCGTAGAGGCGCGAGACGGCGTCGCCGAGGCGATCGGCGGCGAAGATCTCCTGGCGGCAGACGAGGCCACGCGCGTCGACCTCGGTGACCTCGATCGCCTCGCTCTCGTACGGGCCAACGTCGTAGCGGCCTCGGGTGTCTCCGCTTGCGCCCGTGCGGCGGCGGGTCAAGAGTAAGCGCTCGCCGAGCGTCGCGAGCGACTCGACCTTGTAGTACGGAGCGCTCGATCGGAACAGGCGCTGGAGCGAAGCGATCCCCGCGTCGCCCCCGTACGTCGATCCCGTCGGGTGATAGATCTCCTGGAACTCCTCGTGCATTGCCGCTGCGACCGCACCGAGGTCGCGCGCGGCGAGAGCTGCGTCGAAACGGGCCTTCCACGCGGTCGCCGCGTTCGGCCGCACGCGCCGGTGCGTACCCGAGGGTCTAGGTGAATGGGAGGGCAAGGCTTCCGCCGAGCCTCCTCGCGCATCAAACGGCTCGGCGGAAGCCTCGCCCTCCCTCATCAGGACCAGCTCGTCGACGCGCGCCAGCGCCTCGTCCTCCCGATCGACGGCGAACTGCTCCCAGCGCGCCAGCAAACCATCGGCGTCGAAGACAAACAGTTGGCAGAGATTGCGTTCGAACCGACCACCGCCGACGCGCTCGGTGCCGAAGTGGGTCCAGCGCATCAGGAGCGCGTCGGATCGCAGGGCGATGATGTCGTCGACGCAGACCACGCTGTCGCCCGCGACTTCGAGCAAGGAGCGGAGCACCCGCAGCACGGATTCGGCACCGTACGCGGACTCCAAGCCGATGGGTCGGTGGTCGACGTATTCGACGCCGGGCGCAACCGCTGTGGCGCAGCGATCGATATCAAGCGCTCCTGACACGAAGATGGCGACCGTGCGCGCCGTCGCCGCAGCGCGCTCACGCTCGGGGCCGTCGGGCAGCAGCTCGGCGTAGCGTTCGTAGAGGCGGACGATGGCGTCGCCGAGGTTGTCGGCTGCGAAGACCTCCTGGCGGCAGACGAGGCCGTGCGCGTCGACCTCGGTGACCTCGATCGCCTCGCTCTCGTACGGGCCAACGTCGTAGCGGCCTCGGGTGTCTCCGCTTGCGCCCGTGCGGCGGCGGGTCAGGAGTAAGCGCTCGCCGAGCGTCGCGAGCGACTCGACCTTGTAGTACGAAGCGCGCGATCGGAACAGGCGCTGGAGGGAAGCGATCCCCGCGTCCCTCCCGTAATCGGATCCTGTCGGGTGATCGATCTCTCGCCACTCCTCGTGCATCTCCGCCGCGACCGCATCGAAATCGCGGGCGGCGAGAGCCGCGTCGAAACGGGCCCTCCACGCGGTCGCGGCGTTCGGCCGCACGCGGCGGCCCGGCCACCGGGACTTGCCTGTCTGGGAGGGCGAGGCTTTTGCCGAGCCGCTCCGCCCATCGGACGGCTCGCCGGGAGGCTCGCCCTCCCGCGCGTCGGAGCGTGCGACAGTCGCATCGATGCGCGGAGCCGCGCCGTGCGCGCGCTCGACGAGCAACGTCGCGCCCTTGGCTTCCCACAACTCGATCGCGTGGGCTTCCTCGGCGTTCGCTTCGTCGGCGCGACCGGCCGCGCGCAATGCCACGGCGAGCGCGCTGCGCGCGTTGGCGTGATGCAGCAGCGCATCGGTGGCGGCGGCGATGTCGACGGCGGCGCGCGCGAAGTCGATGGCGGCCGCATGTTCGCCGCGTTGCGCCAGGGCTTCGGCGCGCACGCCGCGCCAAGTGATCGCGGCTTGCAAGTCATCGCCGCCGAGCAACTCGCTCTCATGGCTGAGCGCTTCGGCTTCCGCCGCCCGGCCCTGCGCGAGCAGCGCGCGGCCGAGGAACGCCGCCGCGCGCGCCGCGTCGATGCCGAGCCCATGCGTGCGCAACCCGTCGTACGCGCCGCGCAGGCAACTCTCGGCGGCGACCGCGTCGCCTTCGAGGAGATCGATCAAGCCGGCGAACACGTCGGCTTCGAGCACGCGCTGTGTGATGCCGAGCTCTTCGACCATTTTGCGCGATGACACAATCATGCGCCGCGCCGCCTCGGTGCGTCCGCGCAACGCTTCGAGTACCGCCTGGCAGCGCAGCGCAACCGCCTCGACCGCCGGCGCGCCTTGCGTGATGCGCAGCACGCGCACGACGTCGAGGCAACGTCCGCTGGCGCGGGTCACCGGGCTCGGTCCCCACAGCGCGGCGAGCGGCGCTCCGGCGAGCACCGCGTTCGAGCGCCGCCGATCGTTCGCACGGCGAGCGGCGGCGAGCGCCTTGTCGAGCGCGGCTTCGCAGGCGCCGACCTTGCCGAGGCGTTGCAGCGCCAGCGCGTGTACCGAGTGCGCCTTCGCCTCGCCGGCCGCGTCACCTACAGACACCATCGCGTCAGCCGCCGCCGCGACCGCGTCGGCGGTGGCCTGCAGTGCCTGCGGATCGGTGAGCACGGCGAGCTGGCCGACGAAGCAGGTGTGCCAGGCGCGGAGACGCTGGGGGTTAGGGGTTAGGGGGTTGGGGGTTACGGAAGAATCGGACTTGGCCCTTAACCCCTTAGCCCCGTAACCCCCTAACCCCTTGTCTTCAACGAAGCGAGCCAGTTCTGCGATCGCTTTCGTTGCCGGGCCGACGTCACCGGCGGAGAGCAACGCTTCGCACCAATCGAGCGCCAGGTCGGCGCGCGCCGAGTCCGATTCATCGAGCCGATCAAGGGCGCGGCCGAGCAGGTTGGCTGCTGGCGAGAGATCATCACGCGCCAGCGCGCGCCGGCCCGCAGCGGCGAGATAGCGCGCCGCGCGCTCGCCGAGCGCGCGGCCGTGCGCGGCGATCGGACCCAATTCGCGCAGGTGCTGATGGGCTTGCTCGAAGTGCCAGCCGAGCGTCTCGTCGTGCTCGATCGATTCCCCGACTTTCGTCTCGATCCAATCGGCGAGCCGCGCGTGCAGCTCGGCGCGCGTGCCCTTCAATACGCGACGGTACGCCGCGTCGCGGATCAGCCCGTGATGAAAGCGCAGCGCCGGCTCGCCGAGGAACCAGCCGGTGTCGGACTCGATCACCTCGCTGCGTCGGAGCGATTCGAGCCGCGCGTCGAGGTCGCTGACCTCGCGCGGCAGCAGATGGGCGACCGCGCTGCGCGAAAATTGTCGGCCGACGACGGCGGCGCGCTCTAGTACCGCGCGATCCTCCGGGCGCAGCCGCTCGATGCGGGCGGCGAGCAGCGCGTGAATGGTCGGCGGCATGTCGAGCGCGGCGAGATCGACGGCCGCGGTCCAGTGATCGCCGTCTTGTTTGAGCGCGCCATCGGTCACCAGCATGCGCACCAGCTCCGCGAGAAAAAGCGGGTTGCCTTCGCTGGTGGCGAGCACACGCCCAGCAACCGCCGCGGGCAACGCATCGGCGCCGATCACGTTCGCGGCCAGCCGCGTCGCCGCCGCGGCGTCGAGTCCGCCGAGCGTGATCACATCGGAGACGAGACCGCCCGTCGCCGTCAGCGACGAGCGCGCGTCGCGCAACTCTGGGCGCGCACCGGCGAGTACCAGCAACGGCATCTCCTTGCCCCACTGCACGAGGTGCTCGACGAGATCGAGCAGCAGCGGCTCCGCCCACTGTAAGTCGTCGATGGCAAGCACGACCGGCCGCGTCGTGGTCAACCCGGCGAGGAAGCGGCGGACGACGAAGAAGGTTTCCTCGGGTGACCCTGGCGTGCCAGCGAGCAGCGCGGCGATGCCGTCGGCGATGCGGGCGCGATCGTCACTGGCGGGCAGCGCGGCGGCGATGGCCGCATCGGACCGATCCGACCGATCGGACGGATCGGACAGGTTCGCGCGCAACGCCTTCGCGATCGGCGCGAACGTCGCGCCACCGGCGGACTCGCACTGCGCGGTCAACACCGTGGCGCCGTCGCCCAGGCGGCGGGCGAGTTCCTCGATCAAGCGCGATTTGCCCAGCCCGGGCGAGCCGAGCACCACAGCGAGGCGCGCGCGGCGTTCCGCAACCGCCGCGTCGTAGACCGCCAACACGCGCCGCAGCTCGTCGTCGCGTCCCACGAAGGCGATGGCGGCGGCCGCCGCGGGCCGTTCGAGCGAGAGCACGCGATACGCCGCCATCGTCTCGGTGCGCCCCTTGAGCGCGAACACCCCGGCGGGGGCCAGTGTCACCAACTCACTAACCAGCCGTCGCGTTGCTTCACCGATGATCACCTCGCCGGCGCGCGCTTCTTGCTGCAAGCGCGCCGCGACGTTGGCCGGATCGCCGACGACGTCGGTGTTGTCGGCGCTGACGACGACCTCGCCGGTGTTGATGCCGACGCGTACTGATAGGGGGTTAGGGGTTAGGGCTTGGGGGTTAGGGCTTGGGGAAAGCGGCTGATCCCCTAGCCCCTTAACCGCCTCCACGATCGCGACGCCGGCGCGCACGGCGCGGATGGCATCGTCCTCGGCGACGCGCGGGACACCGAAGGCGGCCATGACGCCATCGCCGAGCAACTTCACCACCGTACCGCCGTGGGCTTCGATGGCGCCGCGCAGCGCGCGGTAGTAACGATCCATCAAGCGGCGCACCGATTCCGCGTCGAGCCGTTCGTGCAGCGACGTCGAGCCGACGAGATCGGCGAAGATGATCGTGACTACCTTGCGTGCTTCGGAAATGGGATTGGGGGTTAGGGGAAGAGGGGAACTGCCTACTGCCGTCTGCCTACTGCCTACTAGCGCCGCGCCACAGCCATTGCAGAAGCGCGACCCCGGCGGGTTGTCGGCCGCGCAGCTAGGGCAGCGCGCCGCGAGCGCGGCGCCGCAAGCGTTGCAGAAGCGTGCCGCCTCGGGATTGGCGTGATCGCAACTCGCACAGTTCATCGGGACACTCAGTCGCGGCCGAGTATGCGGTTGGTCGCGAACGATGTCCACCGCGACGCCGGGCCGCTACTTCGCCAACGACTCCAGCTTCTGTTCGTACAGTGTCCAGTTCGCTGTCACCAAGCCGCGATCGAAGAGATGCAAGGCCGCAAGCGTCTGCTCGGCCTTCTGGTGCAGGAGGACGCCGAACACTGGCAAGGCGAGCAGGAGTAACATCGCCATCAGCGCGGCTCCGCCGGAGAGCAGCGCGAGCAGCGCGAAACCCGCACCGATGGCGCAGGCGAGCGCGATCGTGCGAAACCAGAACACGTAGTGCCAGCAGCGATGGAGATGGTCGCGGATCGCTCCCCAGTGGGCTTGCTCGTAGAAGACGAGTTCGTAGACTTGATAGGCAACGTCACCGGCGTTCGACCGACCGGTGAGATTGCCGCGCTCGATGATCGCCGCCAGCGACGCCCGCTGCGGATTGCGGAAGCCATTGCCGTCGCCTTCGAAACGCCAGCGCACCGATTGGTGCAACAACAAACCAACCACCGGCGCAAGAGGCAGCCACACGCCCACCGACGGCTCGATGTGCCAGGCGTGCAAGAACAGCGCGAGCGGCGCGGCGACGATCAGTCCCGGCAGTGTCCACCAGGCGAGGTCGCGCATCACTTGGCACGCGGCAGGCCGAGCACACGCTCGGCGACGATGTTGCGCTGCACCTCGGAGCTGCCGGCCGCGATCGTGCGGCCGCGCGAGTAGAGGAACAAGTACGGGAACTCGCCGTCGAGCGGCGCGCGCGGCGAACCCTTGAGCAGTTGCGCGAACGGTCCTTCGATCGTCAGCGCGGTTTCCAACTGACGCTGATACATCTCGCTCCAAAAGAGTTTCTCGATCGAGCCTTCCGGACCGGGCGCACCGCCGCGTAGGGTTCTCGTCAAACTGCGATAGGCGGTGTACTTGATCGTGTCGCTCTCGATGATCGCTTGCGCGACCTGCTGGCGAATCAGCGGATCGCTCAGCGCCGGCCGGCCGTTGCGCTGCCAGGTGCGCGCGAACGCCAACATGTCGTTGAGCGCGACGCGCGATTGGAGCTGCCGGCTGAAGGTCAGCGTCGCTCGCTCGTGCATCAGCGTCGTGATCGCGATCTCCCAACCGCCGTTGATCTGCCCGATCACGTTGGCGCGCGGCACCCGCACATCCTCGAAGAATACTTCATTGAACTCTTCGTCGGCGTTGATCTGCTTGAGCGGGCGCACGGTGATGCCGGGGCTGTGCATGTCGGCGAGCAGAAACGTGATGCCGCGATGCTTGGGCGCGTCGGGATCGGTGCGCACCAGTAGCATGCACCAGTCGGCGTAACGCGCCCAACTGGTCCACACCTTCTGACCGTTGACGACGAAGTCGTCGCCGTCGAGCACGGCGCGGGTTTTCAACGCGGCCAAATCGGAGCCGGCATTGGGCTCCGAAAATCCCTGACACCAAATTTCATCCGCCGCCAACAGCGGCTTGAGATAGCGACGCTTCTGCGCGTCGGTGCCGTGCGCCATCAGCACCGGTCCGCCCATCGTGAGGCCGGCAAGATTGACGAGCTGCGGCGTGCGCGCGCGCGCCATTTCTTCTTGAAAGATGATCTGTTCGATCAGCGTCGCGCCGCGGCCGCCGTATTCTTTGGGCCAGGCGATGCCGCACCAACCCGCGTCGTAGAGTTTGCGCTGCCAGGCTTTGCCGTACGCCGCGCGCTCGCTCATCGACTCGGGTTCAGGACCCGGCGCGTTGGCTTCCAGCCAGCTCCGCAACTCGGTGCGGAACTGTTCTTCCTGCGGTGAGTAGGAGAGATCCATGCGCGCTATTTCGCCCGCGCGTGGTGGCGAGTCAAGGACGACGGGCAGTGGTGGCACCGGCATCTTGCCGGTGTGCCGCGATCCATTGCGCGGCGCGCTGACCGCTGAGGACGGCGCTTTCGATCGTTGGCGGTAAGCCGGTCTGCGTCCAATCTCCAGCAAGAAGGAAGTTCGATATCGCCGTCTCCATCGGTGGACGCGCGCGCTCGGCATCCGGCGTGATGGAGATGGTCGCGTGCTTCTCCTTCACTACCACCGAGCGCAGCAACTGCGCCGCGCGCGCGCCGGGGAGCAACGCGCCGATGTCGG
It includes:
- a CDS encoding acyl-CoA dehydrogenase; its protein translation is MDLSYSPQEEQFRTELRSWLEANAPGPEPESMSERAAYGKAWQRKLYDAGWCGIAWPKEYGGRGATLIEQIIFQEEMARARTPQLVNLAGLTMGGPVLMAHGTDAQKRRYLKPLLAADEIWCQGFSEPNAGSDLAALKTRAVLDGDDFVVNGQKVWTSWARYADWCMLLVRTDPDAPKHRGITFLLADMHSPGITVRPLKQINADEEFNEVFFEDVRVPRANVIGQINGGWEIAITTLMHERATLTFSRQLQSRVALNDMLAFARTWQRNGRPALSDPLIRQQVAQAIIESDTIKYTAYRSLTRTLRGGAPGPEGSIEKLFWSEMYQRQLETALTIEGPFAQLLKGSPRAPLDGEFPYLFLYSRGRTIAAGSSEVQRNIVAERVLGLPRAK
- a CDS encoding nuclear transport factor 2 family protein — its product is MNCASCDHANPEAARFCNACGAALAARCPSCAADNPPGSRFCNGCGAALVGSRQTAVGSSPLPLTPNPISEARKVVTIIFADLVGSTSLHERLDAESVRRLMDRYYRALRGAIEAHGGTVVKLLGDGVMAAFGVPRVAEDDAIRAVRAGVAIVEAVKGLGDQPLSPSPNPQALTPNPLSVRVGINTGEVVVSADNTDVVGDPANVAARLQQEARAGEVIIGEATRRLVSELVTLAPAGVFALKGRTETMAAYRVLSLERPAAAAAIAFVGRDDELRRVLAVYDAAVAERRARLAVVLGSPGLGKSRLIEELARRLGDGATVLTAQCESAGGATFAPIAKALRANLSDPSDRSDRSDAAIAAALPASDDRARIADGIAALLAGTPGSPEETFFVVRRFLAGLTTTRPVVLAIDDLQWAEPLLLDLVEHLVQWGKEMPLLVLAGARPELRDARSSLTATGGLVSDVITLGGLDAAAATRLAANVIGADALPAAVAGRVLATSEGNPLFLAELVRMLVTDGALKQDGDHWTAAVDLAALDMPPTIHALLAARIERLRPEDRAVLERAAVVGRQFSRSAVAHLLPREVSDLDARLESLRRSEVIESDTGWFLGEPALRFHHGLIRDAAYRRVLKGTRAELHARLADWIETKVGESIEHDETLGWHFEQAHQHLRELGPIAAHGRALGERAARYLAAAGRRALARDDLSPAANLLGRALDRLDESDSARADLALDWCEALLSAGDVGPATKAIAELARFVEDKGLGGYGAKGLRAKSDSSVTPNPLTPNPQRLRAWHTCFVGQLAVLTDPQALQATADAVAAAADAMVSVGDAAGEAKAHSVHALALQRLGKVGACEAALDKALAAARRANDRRRSNAVLAGAPLAALWGPSPVTRASGRCLDVVRVLRITQGAPAVEAVALRCQAVLEALRGRTEAARRMIVSSRKMVEELGITQRVLEADVFAGLIDLLEGDAVAAESCLRGAYDGLRTHGLGIDAARAAAFLGRALLAQGRAAEAEALSHESELLGGDDLQAAITWRGVRAEALAQRGEHAAAIDFARAAVDIAAATDALLHHANARSALAVALRAAGRADEANAEEAHAIELWEAKGATLLVERAHGAAPRIDATVARSDAREGEPPGEPSDGRSGSAKASPSQTGKSRWPGRRVRPNAATAWRARFDAALAARDFDAVAAEMHEEWREIDHPTGSDYGRDAGIASLQRLFRSRASYYKVESLATLGERLLLTRRRTGASGDTRGRYDVGPYESEAIEVTEVDAHGLVCRQEVFAADNLGDAIVRLYERYAELLPDGPERERAAATARTVAIFVSGALDIDRCATAVAPGVEYVDHRPIGLESAYGAESVLRVLRSLLEVAGDSVVCVDDIIALRSDALLMRWTHFGTERVGGGRFERNLCQLFVFDADGLLARWEQFAVDREDEALARVDELVLMREGEASAEPFDARGGSAEALPSHSPRPSGTHRRVRPNAATAWKARFDAALAARDLGAVAAAMHEEFQEIYHPTGSTYGGDAGIASLQRLFRSSAPYYKVESLATLGERLLLTRRRTGASGDTRGRYDVGPYESEAIEVTEVDARGLVCRQEIFAADRLGDAVSRLYERYAELFPEDRERVRAAAAARTLGSVLQPANLDAWCDTVADEFELIDHRVLGIGTLHGGEAMRANFRAMFELEERFQVAIHDVLALRPDAILFLGGNVGVIRASGGVYERIFLQLLSMRDDGRFDSFEYFDAGCEAEALARFDALVGITREDEPSGEPWVERSGSAEASPSQDERFENAASRADRKLFDVFNARDWAGVEALAAPELVFDERRRMLHNTCGREIWLEQFRVLFDVPKSRFTTKLRATRGERLALSLHSFEGEVAHGGGPLAVDDHLVLHEVDGDGRIVAIVLFDEDAADAAYAELDARFDAGEGAAHARNLAAWRGRERAMAIRDWDALSASRSPDFVFRDHRLLGWGTTMSDSTSADQITKALVDLAPDVRRRHDHVRLCERGILEQMAQVGTRDGGAFENVFLAVYECDAQGRWQTVDNYDVEQINQARARFAELNPSVSPHGKGRIKEGSWPARFANAATRVVERGVAALEARDWEGFGALFAAGFRHDDRTRMVQLETDGRTWLASFRQMAEMTSWNRARILATRGERLALFRILWRGAEGDVGPSEIEWLVIIEVDDRGDHSAVVTFDPDDLAAAYAELDACWAAGEATAHPLASKWLADYLRAFAARDWNTWCALCASDIVGYNHRLVGWGTLHGPAAMVSTMQAQIELAPDTQERVDHVRTGAHAVLFEYAWHGTREGGAFENLWIVLIELDAAGLARRADVWEAEQLDEARVRFAAIGGRARWEGEAPAEPVRVAGSGSAGASPSQTAQHLAVIAKPNAASEWLHRFQLAFNTRDWDALRALYASQVVYEDRQRLSQLSGGFDMMMSSVRERAEAGARQERIQLLGTAGSRVAIQRLLWAGGGTDHRFEMEHLVVQEIDEVGRLVATINFDLDDARAAQREAWARWAAIEPDLAATVGLISKLMDAFDAHDPAVFRTLCTDDLVYEDHRRTGIGRLDGSEAFVESLVALWNLAPLTRIEAGFWPACDRHGAVAVLRRSGTLPDGGDFESEYLELFVQARGRATHLELFEIDDLDAALAHFEELRPDPLHVPPNAATRAIDRQIALASAGDWEAVRALHAPGLVFDDRRRGLRSTTDAEGYLASIRWAGPNTERASTVLATAGDRLALQRNRFTRTKEVLLFEIETLALTELDAEGRLVAVVLFDPDDRAAASAELIERYAAIGADDVPAAWFEFVRAWNDHDLVRLRTLLPSDYFFHDHRRTGIGQVHGEAYIASLDALYELSPDVKLEPLHWVVVADHGGVGVMRWVGTDAQGGEFEAVFIGLSVRRGDQIVGAELFEIDDLDSALARFEELRTKG